The proteins below are encoded in one region of Brassica napus cultivar Da-Ae chromosome A6, Da-Ae, whole genome shotgun sequence:
- the LOC111198678 gene encoding cleavage and polyadenylation specificity factor subunit 2 — translation MGTSVQVSPLCGVYNENPLAYLVSIDGFNFLLDCGWNDLFDPSLLEPLSRVASTVDAVLLSHPDTLHLGALPYAMKQLGLSAPVYATEPVHRLGLLTMYDQYLSRKQVSDFDLFTLDDIDSAFQNVIRLTYSQNFHLSGKGEGIVIAPHVAGHMLGGSIWKITKDGEEVVYAVDYNHRKERHLNGTVLQSFVRPAVLITDAYNALYTNQTQSHHRDTEFLDTISKHLEVGGNVLLPVDTAGRVLELLLILEQHWSQRAFSFPIYFLTYVSSSTIDYVKSFLEWMSDSISKSFETSRDNAFLLRHVTLLINKTDLDNAPPGPKVVLASMASLEAGFARDIFVEWANDPRNLVLFTETGQFGTLARMLQAAPPPKFVKVTMSKRVPLAGEELIAYEEEQNRLKREEALRASLVKEEETKASHGPDDNSSEPMVIDTKTTHDVVGSHGPAYKDILIDGFVPPSSSIAPMFPFYDNTADWDEYGEVINPDDYVIKDEDMDRGAMHAGGDVDGRLDEATASLMLDTRPSKVISNELIVTVSCSLVKIDYEGRSDGRSIKSTIAHVSPLKLVLVHATAEATEHLKQHCLNSICPHVYAPKIEETIDVTSDLCAYKVQLSEKLMSNVIFKKLGDSEVAWVDSEVGKTESEKRCLQPMASAAAPHKPVLVGDLKMQDFKQFLASKGVQVEFAGGGALRCGEYVTLRKVGPTGQKGGASGPQQILIEGPLCEDYYKIRDYLYSQFYLL, via the exons ATGGGTACTTCGGTGCAGGTTTCTCCACTGTGCGGAGTGTACAACGAGAATCCACTCGCATACTTGGTCTCCATCGATGGCTTCAACTTCCTCCTCGACTGTGGTTGGAACGACCTCTTCGACCCTTCCCTCCTCGAACCTCTCTCCAG ggTTGCTTCTACCGTAGATGCGGTTTTGCTTTCTCATCCAGATACGCTTCACCTCGGTGCTCTTCCTTATGCCATGAAGCAGCTTGGACTCTCTGCTCCTGTTTACGCCACTGAGCCTGTTCACAGACTAGGTCTCCTCACTATGTACGATCAGTATCTATCCAGAAAG CAAGTCTCCGACTTTGATCTGTTCACGCTGGATGACATTGATTCAGCTTTCCAGAATGTCATCAGATTGACTTACTCTCAGAACTTCCATCTTTCTG GGAAGGGAGAGGGTATTGTAATTGCTCCTCATGTTGCTGGACATATGCTGGGAGGTAGTATCTGGAAGATAACAAAGGATGGGGAGGAGGTTGTGTATGCTGTTGACTACAATCATCGGAAAGAAAG GCATTTAAACGGAACTGTTTTACAGTCTTTTGTTCGACCTGCTGTTCTGATTACCGATGCGTACAATGCTCTTTATACCAATCAAACCCAAAGCCATCACAGGGACACAGAATTTCTTG ATACCATTTCAAAGCATCTGGAAGTTGGGGGCAATGTTTTATTGCCAGTAGATACTGCGGGTCGAGTTCTGGAACTTCTCTTGATACTTGAACAG CATTGGTCACAGAGAGCTTTTAGCTTTCCCATTTACTTTCTCACATATGTGTCATCTAGCACAATTGACTATGTTAAGAGCTTCCTCGAGTGGATGAGTGACTCCATTTCAAAGTCCTTTGAGACTTCACGTGATAATGCCTTTCTATTGAG GCATGTCACTCTCTTGATAAACAAGACTGATCTGGATAATGCTCCACCTGGTCCAAAG GTTGTTCTTGCGTCCATGGCTAGTCTTGAAGCTGGTTTTGCTCGAGATATATTTGTGGAATGGGCCAATGATCCCAGAAATTTAGTCCTCTTTACTGAAACAGGCCAG TTTGGCACTTTAGCTCGTATGCTTCAGGCAGCCCCACCTCCCAAATTTGTTAAAGTCACCATGTCTAAGAGGGTTCCTTTGGCCGGGGAAGAGTTGATTGCATATGAAGAGGAGCAAAACAGACTTAAGAGAGAGGAAGCCTTGCGAGCTAGCCTCGTCAAAGAGGAGGAAACAAAAGCTTCCCACGGACCTGATGATAACTCAAGTGAACCAATGGTCATAGATACCAAGACTACTCACGATG TTGTTGGGTCTCACGGACCTGCATATAAAGATATATTGATAGATGGATTTGTTCCCCCATCCAGCAGCATTGCCCCAATGTTCCCATTCTATGATAACACTGCTGACTGGGACGAGTATGGGGAGGTCATTAATCCAGATGACTACGTGATCAAGGATGAGGACATGGACCGAGGAGCAATGCAT GCAGGAGGTGATGTGGATGGAAGGCTTGATGAGGCAACTGCTAGTCTCATGCTAGATACTAGACCTTCGAAAGTCATATCCAATGAGCTCATT GTGACTGTTAGTTGTTCACTGGTTAAAATAGACTACGAAGGTCGTTCGGATGGCCGCTCAATCAAGTCAACGATTGCACATGTTTCTCCTCTGAAACTT GTTCTGGTGCACGCAACAGCAGAGGCTACGGAGCATTTGAAGCAACACTGCTTGAACAGCATCTGTCCGCACGTGTACGCTCCGAAAATAGAGGAGACCATTGATGTGACTTCTGATCTATGTGCCTATAAG GTCCAACTCTCTGAGAAGCTGATGAGCAATGTGATCTTCAAGAAG CTGGGAGATTCAGAAGTAGCATGGGTGGATTCAGAGGTAGGGAAGACAGAGAGCGAGAAGCGGTGTCTGCAACCAATGGCAAGTGCAGCAGCTCCTCACAAACCCGTGCTAGTGGGAGATCTGAAAATGCAAGACTTCAAGCAGTTTCTGGCAAGCAAAGGAGTTCAGGTAGAGTTTGCAGGTGGAGGAGCTTTACGATGCGGTGAGTATGTCACTCTAAGGAAGGTCGGTCCAACTGGTCAGAAG GGGGGAGCATCAGGGCCACAGCAAATTCTGATAGAAGGACCGTTGTGTGAAGATTATTATAAGATCAGGGATTATCTATATTCTCAGTTTTACCTCCTCTGA
- the LOC106348298 gene encoding uncharacterized protein LOC106348298 isoform X1, with amino-acid sequence MASATATWTPTSLQLRLALSSGVRRKSNAVFLRASRIGRKSSCGVVCCVSQKPEVEAWTGSDSSNPPADGLAGWADSGNGNGNKSSRAKKKSLIEGVVGAGVAAIVLFAGLTYAVSSFNKRNHARLKPELTSQQESVLISSDETPSDEAKVANSEENILKEEVESIENNDIGQQGDEDKILGTEDSSLDGIVSDGSDATENITSETTPEAELKLHVQSDPDMPESEKIISESESIDSQKSDVTGAQNPEGADRLPDTEPTNVSDLENQVDSQKEDSMSSLSDSDAYVATETVAVGVLVASQSDSTSDPHTVQLNAAGSAFSTVTEDLPEVNGTPEDLAAGSLSSISDIDTAKEVESSETPVSEESSYLSKNELTVDSEVELTDNGLLETPSGGSAFSSAGIPAPSISFQVNPGKILVPAAADQVQCQAFAALQVLKVIETDIKPSDLCTRREYARWLVSASSALSRNTTSKVYPAMYIENVTELAFDDITPEDPDFSSIQGLAEAGLITSKLSNRDLLNDVEGTFLFSPESLLSRQDLISWKMALEKRQLPVADKKMLYDLSGFIDIEKINPDAWPAIIADLSTGEQGIAALAFGCTRLFQPHKPVTKAQAAIALSNGEASDIVIEELARIEAESMAEKAVSAHNALVAEVEKDVNASFEKELSLEREKIEAVEKMAEQVKLELEQLREKREEENLVLVKERAAVESEMEVLSRLRREAEEKLEDLMSNKAEISFEKEKVSSLRKEAEEESQRISKLQYELEVERKALSMARSWAEEEGKRAREQARALEEARKRWETNGLRVIVDKDLQENVETEQSVLLNTVERSSIEGTEERAQTLMDKLKEMAKSVGGKSREVISMVMEKIRSWIMVLKEYAENLGKRAGEMREAAVVKAKGAAKEVEKGTVQVGDKVKRMAEECRDGVGKITQRFKT; translated from the exons ATGGCTTCTGCGACCGCCACGTGGACTCCTACCTCCCTCCAGCTCCGTCTCGCTTTGAGCTCCGGCGTTCGCCGTAAATCCAACGCCGTCTTCCTACGCGCCTCGCGGATTGGTAGAAAATCTAGTTGTGGAGTTGTCTGTTGCGTTTCGCAGAAGCCGGAAGTGGAGGCGTGGACTGGATCGGATTCGTCAAATCCGCCAGCCGATGGTTTGGCCGGGTGGGCCGATTCCGGTAACGGTAACGGCAACAAGTCTTCCAGAGCTAAGAAGAAGAGTTTGATTGAAG GTGTAGTTGGGGCTGGAGTTGCTGCTATcgttttgtttgctggtctaaCCTACGCCGTTTCGTCTTTTAACAAGCGTAATCATGCCA GACTCAAACCGGAATTGACTTCCCAGCAGGAAAGCGTGCTTATTTCATCTGATGAAACACCTAGTGATGAAGCCAAAGTAGCTAACAGTGAGGAAAACATTCTTAAGGAGGAGGTTGAGAGTATAGAGAACAATGATATAGGTCAGCAAGGTGATGAAGATAAAATACTGGGTACTGAGGATTCGTCACTTGATGGTATCGTATCTGATGGATCGGATGCCACTGAAAATATCACTTCCGAAACTACGCCTGAGGCAGAGTTGAAGCTCCATGTTCAGTCTGATCCTGACATGCCAGAGAGTGAGAAAATAATTTCTGAATCTGAGTCAATTGATTCACAAAAGAGTGATGTTACTGGAGCGCAAAATCCAGAAGGAGCTGATAGGCTTCCTGACACTGAACCGACCAATGTGTCTGATTTAGAAAATCAAGTCGACAGTCAGAAAGAAGATTCCATGTCTTCTTTATCTGACAGCGATGCTTATGTAGCCACTGAGACTGTAGCTGTTGGCGTTTTGGTTGCCTCACAGTCAGATTCGACTTCGGATCCTCACACTGTGCAACTAAATGCCGCGGGGTCAGCATTCTCGACTGTGACTGAGGATCTTCCTGAGGTAAACGGAACACCTGAGGACTTGGCTGCGGGAAGTCTGTCATCAATCTCGGACATAGATACAGCGAAAGAAGTTGAATCTTCAGAAACTCCTGTGTCAGAAGAATCATCATATTTGTCAAAAAATGAACTTACCGTGGATAGTGAAGTCGAGCTTACCGACAACGGACTTCTGGAAACACCGAGTGGTGGAAGTGCATTTTCTTCTGCAGGGATTCCTGCACCTTCAATATCTTTTCAAGTGAATCCTGGAAAGATTCTCGTCCCTGCAGCTGCAGATCAGGTCCAGTGTCAAGCATTTGCTGCTCTGCAAGTTCTGAag GTCATTGAAACTGACATCAAACCTAGCGATCTATGTACTCGCAGAGAATATGCCAGGTGGTTGGTTTCTGCCAGCAGCGCATTATCTAG GAACACGACCTCAAAAGTGTATCCTGCTATGTATATAGAGAATGTTACGGAGCTTGCTTTCGATGATATTACTCCTGAAGACCCTGATTTTTCATCCATTCAAG GTTTGGCAGAAGCAGGACTTATCACAAGCAAGCTTTCTAACCGCGATTTGCTTAACGATGTTGAAGGCACATTCTTGTTTTCCCCTGAAAG CCTTCTTTCACGCCAGGATCTTATAAGCTGGAAAATGGCCTTGGAGAAACGACAGCTTCCAGTAGCTGATAAAAAG ATGCTGTATGACCTTTCGGGTTTCATTGATATCGAAAAGATAAACCCAGATGCATGGCCTGCCATCATCGCAGATTTATCTACCGGAGAACAAGGAATCGCTGCCCTTGCATTTG GTTGTACAAGGTTGTTTCAGCCTCATAAACCCGTCACTAAAGCTCAAGCTGCCATTGCTCTCTCAAATGGTGAGGCTTCTGACATAGTCATTGAAGAACTGGCACGCATCGAAGCAGAATCAATGGCTGAAAAGGCCGTGTCTGCACATAACGCCCTGGTTGCCGAGGTCGAAAAGGATGTCAATGCCAGCTTCGAGAAAGAGCTTTCCCTGGAACGAGAAAAGATTGAAGCAGTTGAGAAAATGGCAGAACAGGTGAAACTGGAGTTGGAGCAGCTGAGGGagaagagagaggaagagaatcTGGTGTTGGTGAAAGAACGAGCTGCAGTTGAGTCAGAAATGGAGGTACTATCAAGGTTAAGACGTGAAGCTGAAGAGAAGCTGGAGGACTTGATGAGCAACAAGGCAGAGATATCATTCGAGAAGGAAAAGGTTTCCAGTCTTCgaaaagaagcagaagaagagagCCAGCGGATTTCTAAGTTGCAATATGAATTGGAAGTAGAGCGTAAAGCCCTGTCCATGGCCAG ATCATGGGCTGAGGAGGAAGGAAAGAGAGCTAGGGAGCAAGCTAGAGCTTTAGAAGAGGCTAGAAAGCGATGGGAAACAAACGGACTAAGAGTTATTGTTGACAAAGACCTTCAAGAGAATGTAGAGACAGAGCAAAGCGTTTTGCTAAACACCGTAGAGCGATCTTCCATTGAAGGAACCGAGGAGAGAGCCCAAACCCTTATGGATAAGCTGAAGGAGATGGCAAAATCCGTCGGTGGAAAATCCCGTGAAGTGATCTCAATGGTGATGGAGAAGATACGTTCATGGATTATGGTGTTGAAGGAATACGCTGAGAACTTGGGGAAGCGAGCAGGAGAAATGAGAGAGGCAGCCGTTGTTAAAGCAAAAGGAGCAGCAAAGGAGGTTGAGAAAGGGACGGTTCAGGTTGGTGATAAGGTGAAGAGAATGGCCGAGGAGTGTAGAGATGGAGTTGGGAAGATCACTCAGAGGTTCAAGACCTAA
- the LOC106348298 gene encoding uncharacterized protein LOC106348298 isoform X2: MPESEKIISESESIDSQKSDVTGAQNPEGADRLPDTEPTNVSDLENQVDSQKEDSMSSLSDSDAYVATETVAVGVLVASQSDSTSDPHTVQLNAAGSAFSTVTEDLPEVNGTPEDLAAGSLSSISDIDTAKEVESSETPVSEESSYLSKNELTVDSEVELTDNGLLETPSGGSAFSSAGIPAPSISFQVNPGKILVPAAADQVQCQAFAALQVLKVIETDIKPSDLCTRREYARWLVSASSALSRNTTSKVYPAMYIENVTELAFDDITPEDPDFSSIQGLAEAGLITSKLSNRDLLNDVEGTFLFSPESLLSRQDLISWKMALEKRQLPVADKKMLYDLSGFIDIEKINPDAWPAIIADLSTGEQGIAALAFGCTRLFQPHKPVTKAQAAIALSNGEASDIVIEELARIEAESMAEKAVSAHNALVAEVEKDVNASFEKELSLEREKIEAVEKMAEQVKLELEQLREKREEENLVLVKERAAVESEMEVLSRLRREAEEKLEDLMSNKAEISFEKEKVSSLRKEAEEESQRISKLQYELEVERKALSMARSWAEEEGKRAREQARALEEARKRWETNGLRVIVDKDLQENVETEQSVLLNTVERSSIEGTEERAQTLMDKLKEMAKSVGGKSREVISMVMEKIRSWIMVLKEYAENLGKRAGEMREAAVVKAKGAAKEVEKGTVQVGDKVKRMAEECRDGVGKITQRFKT; this comes from the exons ATGCCAGAGAGTGAGAAAATAATTTCTGAATCTGAGTCAATTGATTCACAAAAGAGTGATGTTACTGGAGCGCAAAATCCAGAAGGAGCTGATAGGCTTCCTGACACTGAACCGACCAATGTGTCTGATTTAGAAAATCAAGTCGACAGTCAGAAAGAAGATTCCATGTCTTCTTTATCTGACAGCGATGCTTATGTAGCCACTGAGACTGTAGCTGTTGGCGTTTTGGTTGCCTCACAGTCAGATTCGACTTCGGATCCTCACACTGTGCAACTAAATGCCGCGGGGTCAGCATTCTCGACTGTGACTGAGGATCTTCCTGAGGTAAACGGAACACCTGAGGACTTGGCTGCGGGAAGTCTGTCATCAATCTCGGACATAGATACAGCGAAAGAAGTTGAATCTTCAGAAACTCCTGTGTCAGAAGAATCATCATATTTGTCAAAAAATGAACTTACCGTGGATAGTGAAGTCGAGCTTACCGACAACGGACTTCTGGAAACACCGAGTGGTGGAAGTGCATTTTCTTCTGCAGGGATTCCTGCACCTTCAATATCTTTTCAAGTGAATCCTGGAAAGATTCTCGTCCCTGCAGCTGCAGATCAGGTCCAGTGTCAAGCATTTGCTGCTCTGCAAGTTCTGAag GTCATTGAAACTGACATCAAACCTAGCGATCTATGTACTCGCAGAGAATATGCCAGGTGGTTGGTTTCTGCCAGCAGCGCATTATCTAG GAACACGACCTCAAAAGTGTATCCTGCTATGTATATAGAGAATGTTACGGAGCTTGCTTTCGATGATATTACTCCTGAAGACCCTGATTTTTCATCCATTCAAG GTTTGGCAGAAGCAGGACTTATCACAAGCAAGCTTTCTAACCGCGATTTGCTTAACGATGTTGAAGGCACATTCTTGTTTTCCCCTGAAAG CCTTCTTTCACGCCAGGATCTTATAAGCTGGAAAATGGCCTTGGAGAAACGACAGCTTCCAGTAGCTGATAAAAAG ATGCTGTATGACCTTTCGGGTTTCATTGATATCGAAAAGATAAACCCAGATGCATGGCCTGCCATCATCGCAGATTTATCTACCGGAGAACAAGGAATCGCTGCCCTTGCATTTG GTTGTACAAGGTTGTTTCAGCCTCATAAACCCGTCACTAAAGCTCAAGCTGCCATTGCTCTCTCAAATGGTGAGGCTTCTGACATAGTCATTGAAGAACTGGCACGCATCGAAGCAGAATCAATGGCTGAAAAGGCCGTGTCTGCACATAACGCCCTGGTTGCCGAGGTCGAAAAGGATGTCAATGCCAGCTTCGAGAAAGAGCTTTCCCTGGAACGAGAAAAGATTGAAGCAGTTGAGAAAATGGCAGAACAGGTGAAACTGGAGTTGGAGCAGCTGAGGGagaagagagaggaagagaatcTGGTGTTGGTGAAAGAACGAGCTGCAGTTGAGTCAGAAATGGAGGTACTATCAAGGTTAAGACGTGAAGCTGAAGAGAAGCTGGAGGACTTGATGAGCAACAAGGCAGAGATATCATTCGAGAAGGAAAAGGTTTCCAGTCTTCgaaaagaagcagaagaagagagCCAGCGGATTTCTAAGTTGCAATATGAATTGGAAGTAGAGCGTAAAGCCCTGTCCATGGCCAG ATCATGGGCTGAGGAGGAAGGAAAGAGAGCTAGGGAGCAAGCTAGAGCTTTAGAAGAGGCTAGAAAGCGATGGGAAACAAACGGACTAAGAGTTATTGTTGACAAAGACCTTCAAGAGAATGTAGAGACAGAGCAAAGCGTTTTGCTAAACACCGTAGAGCGATCTTCCATTGAAGGAACCGAGGAGAGAGCCCAAACCCTTATGGATAAGCTGAAGGAGATGGCAAAATCCGTCGGTGGAAAATCCCGTGAAGTGATCTCAATGGTGATGGAGAAGATACGTTCATGGATTATGGTGTTGAAGGAATACGCTGAGAACTTGGGGAAGCGAGCAGGAGAAATGAGAGAGGCAGCCGTTGTTAAAGCAAAAGGAGCAGCAAAGGAGGTTGAGAAAGGGACGGTTCAGGTTGGTGATAAGGTGAAGAGAATGGCCGAGGAGTGTAGAGATGGAGTTGGGAAGATCACTCAGAGGTTCAAGACCTAA
- the LOC111197842 gene encoding uncharacterized protein LOC111197842 produces MSRVLLFLIVSLVALVGSINGLTPCGSTPTAPNWKNQMESTEESQRELGRMGLECNTEGYTGGSGSGSVSAASAVFGLFLLLFMIFGVAAGIWCVCVQRQKTINAANINNFPGQVVGAQVAHETDLKTVQKGDAGYKV; encoded by the exons ATGTCTCGTGTCCTACTTTTCCTCATCGTTTCGTTGGTGGCTTTGGTTGGATCAATTAATG GACTAACGCCGTGTGGATCAACTCCCACAGCTCCTAATTGGAAGAATCAGATGGAATCCACCGAGGAATCACAACGTGAATTGGGAAGGATGGGTTTGGAGTGCAACACCGAAGGGTACACAggtggttcgggttcgggttctGTCTCTGCTGCCAGTGCTGTCTTCGGACTCTTCCTCTTGCTTTTCATGATATTTGGTGTCGCCGCGGGGATCTGGTGCGTGTGTGTCCAGAGGCAAAAGACTATAAACGCAGCCAACATCAATAACTTTCCAG GTCAAGTGGTAGGAGCTCAGGTGGCTCATGAAACTGATCTCAAGACAGTTCAAAAGGGAGATGCTGGTTATAAAGTTTGA